One window of the Rosa rugosa chromosome 3, drRosRugo1.1, whole genome shotgun sequence genome contains the following:
- the LOC133741051 gene encoding 3-hydroxy-3-methylglutaryl-coenzyme A reductase 1-like: protein MEHATGKGGNKPVKTKVKFVDDEETKVVKASDALPLPLYLTNAVFFTLFFSVAYFLLTSWREKIRSNTPLHILNLSELVSILVLVASFVYLLGFFGIDFVQTPALKDEEEEEEDIIVHEDARIVPCGQALEIAPIASAKVTQKVSYEKPAIETPPPTAEDEEIIKAVVAGTIPSYSLETKLGDCKRAASIRREALQRVTGKSLEGLPLEGFDYESILGQCCEMPVGYITIPVGIAGPLMLDGREFSVPMATTEGCLVASTNRGCKAINLSGGASSVLLKDGMTRAPVVRFNSAKRAAELKFFMEDPDNYETISMVFNKSSRFGRLQTIKCAVAGKNLYMRFCCSTGDAMGMNMVSKGVQNVLDFLQNDFPDMDVIGISGNYCSDKKPAAVNWIEGRGKSVVCEAVIKGGIVTKVLKTNVAALVELNMLKNLTGSAIAGALGGFNAHASNIVSAVYLATGQDPAQNIESSHCITMMEAINDAKDLHVSVTMPSIEVGTVGGGTQLASQSACLNLLGVKGANREAPGSNARQLASVVAGAVLAGELSLMSAIAAGQLVKSHMKYNRSSKDVTAVASA from the coding sequence ATGGAGCACGCTACCGGCAAGGGAGGCAACAAGCCCGTGAAAACGAAAGTCAAGTTCGTCGACGATGAGGAAACCAAAGTCGTCAAGGCCTCCGACGCCTTGCCTCTGCCGCTCTACCTCACCAACGCCGTCTTCTTCACTCTCTTCTTCTCCGTCGCCTACTTCTTGCTCACCAGCTGGCGTGAGAAGATCCGTTCCAACACGCCTCTCCACATCCTCAATCTCTCTGAGCTCGTCTCCATTTTGGTCTTGGTTGCGTCCTTCGTCTACCTCCTCGGCTTCTTCGGCATCGATTTCGTTCAGACCCCAGCTCTCaaggacgaagaagaagaagaggaagacatTATTGTCCACGAGGATGCTCGCATAGTCCCTTGCGGCCAAGCCCTCGAGATTGCCCCAATTGCTTCCGCTAAAGTTACCCAGAAGGTGTCTTATGAAAAGCCAGCCATCGAGACCCCGCCACCAACTGCAGAAGATGAGGAGATTATCAAGGCTGTGGTGGCTGGAACCATTCCTTCATACTCACTCGAGACGAAGCTCGGCGATTGCAAGAGGGCAGCTTCTATTAGGCGGGAGGCTTTGCAGAGAGTTACAGGCAAGTCTTTGGAGGGTTTGCCTTTGGAGGGCTTTGATTACGAGTCCATTTTGGGTCAATGCTGTGAAATGCCAGTTGGGTATATCACCATTCCTGTTGGGATTGCTGGGCCTCTTATGCTCGATGGAAGAGAATTCTCAGTCCCCATGGCCACCACTGAAGGTTGCTTGGTGGCTAGTACCAACCGTGGTTGCAAAGCTATCAACTTGTCCGGTGGGGCTTCAAGTGTGCTTTTGAAGGATGGAATGACCAGAGCACCTGTTGTCAGATTCAACTCTGCTAAGAGAGCGGCTGAGTTGAAGTTCTTCATGGAAGATCCCGACAATTACGAAACCATCTCTATGGTTTTCAACAAATCAAGCAGATTTGGTAGGCTTCAGACCATCAAGTGTGCAGTTGCTGGGAAGAACCTGTACATGAGATTCTGCTGCAGTACCGGTGATGCTATGGGGATGAACATGGTCTCTAAAGGTGTTCAAAACGTTCTTGATTTCCTCCAGAATGACTTCCCTGACATGGATGTCATTGGCATTTCTGGTAACTACTGCTCAGACAAAAAGCCTGCTGCTGTTAACTGGATTGAAGGCCGTGGCAAATCTGTGGTTTGCGAGGCTGTTATCAAGGGAGGCATAGTGACGAAGGTGTTGAAAACCAATGTGGCGGCCTTGGTGGAGCTTAACATGCTCAAGAATCTTACTGGTTCTGCAATTGCTGGTGCCCTTGGTGGTTTCAATGCACATGCCAGTAACATTGTTTCAGCAGTCTACCTAGCCACTGGTCAAGATCCAGCTCAGAACATCGAGAGTTCTCACTGTATCACCATGATGGAAGCCATCAATGATGCCAAGGATCTTCACGTCTCAGTGACCATGCCTTCTATTGAGGTCGGCACAGTAGGAGGAGGCACCCAACTGGCATCGCAGTCGGCTTGCTTGAACTTGCTCGGAGTGAAGGGTGCCAACAGAGAGGCACCAGGATCCAACGCAAGGCAGTTGGCGAGTGTTGTAGCTGGTGCTGTTCTTGCTGGAGAGCTGTCTCTCATGTCTGCCATTGCGGCTGGACAACTTGTTAAGAGCCACATGAAATACAACAGATCTAGCAAAGATGTCACAGCTGTTGCTTCCGCATAA
- the LOC133741052 gene encoding non-functional NADPH-dependent codeinone reductase 2-like, giving the protein MLMFHFITVCTKPSNQLQILVVKPSNHTWVPPRLAYMSNDVTSQVEESREFHFHPIFSPLSINPRTILIPQLTKKKAKSIEMAATQIPVVVLESSDGRRTMPVLGFGTASDNSQPEVLIEAVLEAIKLGYRHFDTASLYGSEQSLGVAIAQALKLGLVASRDELFITSKLWPNDAHPDLVLPALNKSLENLQLDYLDLYLIHWPISATPGKLSHSLEEKDQMPMDFKGVWAAMEEAQRRGLTKSIGISNFSTKKTQNLLSFATIPPSVNQVEMSPFWQQKKLREFCKANGVVVTAFSPLGAIGTSWGTNHVLESKVLNEIAEARGKTVAQVCIRWVYQVGATLAVKSYNKERLKQNMQVFDWELTQEDLDKISQIPQRKMMLREEMVTATGPYKSLDELWDGEY; this is encoded by the coding sequence ATGCTGATGTTTCATTTCATAACTGTCTGCACAAAACCAAGTAACCAACTACAGATACTCGTTGTAAAGCCCAGTAACCACACTTGGGTCCCTCCTAGACTGGCATACATGAGCAATGACGTAACTTCCCAAGTAGAAGAATCAAGAGAGTTCCACTTCCATCCAATATTCTCTCCTTTGTCTATAAACCCACGAACGATCTTAATCCCTCAGCTCACCAAAAAGAAGGCAAAATCGATCGAGATGGCAGCAACCCAAATCCCAGTGGTGGTTCTTGAATCCTCCGATGGCCGCAGGACCATGCCTGTGCTTGGCTTCGGCACAGCATCCGACAATTCACAACCAGAAGTTTTGATAGAAGCTGTTCTCGAGGCCATCAAGCTCGGTTACCGCCACTTCGACACGGCTTCCCTGTACGGCTCGGAGCAGAGTCTGGGAGTAGCCATAGCCCAAGCACTCAAACTCGGCCTCGTGGCTTCTCGAGACGAGCTCTTCATTACTTCCAAGCTTTGGCCTAATGATGCTCACCCTGATTTGGTTCTTCCTGCTCTCAACAAATCCCTTGAGAATCTTCAATTGGATTACCTTGATCTGTATCTGATCCACTGGCCCATCAGTGCCACGCCTGGGAAATTGAGTCACTCTCTCGAGGAAAAGGACCAAATGCCGATGGACTTCAAGGGTGTGTGGGCAGCCATGGAAGAAGCTCAGAGACGTGGCCTCACCAAATCCATTGGAATCAGTAATTTCTCTACCAAAAAGACTCAGAATTTGCTCTCTTTTGCTACCATTCCTCCTTCAGTCAATCAAGTTGAGATGAGCCCATTTTGGCAACAAAAGAAGCTCAGAGAATTTTGCAAAGCCAATGGTGTAGTTGTGACTGCCTTCTCCCCATTGGGTGCCATAGGAACCAGTTGGGGTACCAATCATGTTCTCGAAAGCAAAGTGCTTAATGAAATCGCTGAGGCTCGGGGAAAGACTGTTGCTCAGGTCTGCATTAGATGGGTTTATCAGGTAGGAGCAACACTTGCAGTCAAGAGCTACAACAAGGAGAGGTTGAAGCAGAATATGCAGGTGTTCGACTGGGAACTAACACAAGAGGATCTTGACAAGATCAGTCAAATCCCACAGCGCAAAATGATGCTTCGAGAAGAGATGGTGACGGCTACTGGCCCATACAAGTCCCTTGATGAGTTATGGGACGGAGAGTATTAA